One part of the Candidatus Omnitrophota bacterium genome encodes these proteins:
- a CDS encoding MarC family protein, which translates to MHKFLLCFIPLFVAVDTPGILPMFISLTEGFKKRQLRRIIVQSILTAVAVSVLFVFFGKTVLGLLNITVYDFMIAGGMLLFIISVSDILSYEKKQRHIDADSLGAVPIGVPLIVGPAVLTTSLILVNEYGIYLTVAALVINILIAGLIFFLSGNIYKLLGSAGSKTLSKIANLLLAAIAVMIIRKGIAGMLQ; encoded by the coding sequence TTATGTTTCATTCCTTTGTTTGTCGCCGTGGACACTCCGGGTATTTTGCCCATGTTCATATCTCTTACAGAGGGTTTTAAAAAACGGCAGTTAAGAAGGATTATAGTCCAGTCAATATTAACGGCTGTTGCTGTATCCGTTCTTTTTGTGTTTTTCGGGAAAACTGTACTGGGATTGCTCAATATAACAGTATACGATTTTATGATAGCGGGAGGTATGCTGTTATTCATAATTTCCGTCAGTGACATTCTCTCATACGAGAAGAAACAGAGGCATATAGACGCGGACAGCCTGGGGGCGGTACCGATCGGAGTGCCCCTCATAGTAGGCCCGGCTGTGCTGACAACAAGCCTTATCCTGGTAAATGAATACGGCATTTATTTAACAGTTGCGGCATTAGTTATAAATATTCTCATCGCCGGACTCATCTTCTTCCTGTCCGGCAATATATATAAACTTTTAGGGAGCGCCGGGTCAAAAACGCTTTCCAAAATTGCAAATCTGCTTCTTGCCGCGATAGCGGTGATGATAATCCGCAAAGGAATAGCGGGTATGTTGCAGTAG